A single genomic interval of Mangifera indica cultivar Alphonso unplaced genomic scaffold, CATAS_Mindica_2.1 Un_0010, whole genome shotgun sequence harbors:
- the LOC123205640 gene encoding histone H3.2 — MARTKQTARKSTGGKAPRKQLATKAARKSAPATGGVKKPHRFRPGTVALREIRKYQKSTELLIRKLPFQRLVREIAQDFKTDLRFQSSAVAALQEAAEAYLVGLFEDTNLCAIHAKRVTIMPKDIQLARRIRGERA, encoded by the coding sequence ATGGCTCGTACGAAGCAAACCGCTAGGAAGTCTACCGGAGGCAAGGCTCCGCGTAAGCAGCTGGCCACCAAGGCGGCTCGCAAGTCAGCTCCGGCGACAGGAGGAGTCAAGAAGCCTCACCGTTTCAGGCCAGGAACTGTAGCTTTGAGGGAGATCAGAAAGTACCAGAAGAGCACGGAGCTTCTGATCCGCAAGCTTCCATTCCAGAGGCTGGTGAGAGAAATTGCTCAGGATTTCAAGACCGATTTGAGGTTTCAAAGCAGCGCAGTTGCCGCTCTTCAAGAAGCTGCGGAGGCTTATCTTGTCGGTCTCTTTGAGGACACTAATCTTTGCGCAATTCACGCCAAGAGAGTCACCATTATGCCTAAAGATATCCAGCTTGCCAGGAGAATTAGAGGCGAGAGGGCTTAG
- the LOC123205634 gene encoding uncharacterized protein LOC123205634 isoform X2, which produces MESYLVPYKPPSENPKQLNVRNRWKRSLIEVSGRVEPKYRHDLSSLLMESYCEIGKFPHMYHTDGLPCRTYMSSVGVSNDAAAYVVGFPRKQGISAVDFDTKGVYLASVTRSGCLTVHDYEALYFLTNDTLPCPIDDEIKHVLHISLHQQLDSVRWNLANQDEVACASTKSNEVRIFDIGYISSDPVEVLRTRRAVSVIGSYYQKGVAGIAFSATDESRLLASDTHGILNIWDRRMSDLPCLELTTNSRCTLNSIQLHSDNQIVFAGGKNGNIYIWDLRGGKASSAFQNHNEVGRPPLTALVLASMLKKIGSLKAQSNIVPLEIYSIDFDPSCPYQLAFHLEDGWSGVLNIHNFQVTHVHCPPPAWLDDFNSPPDLMQSRKPAWLPTNSIYVVASSSDQGIHLLDFYPESSSPSHVDFIELI; this is translated from the exons ATGGAGAGTTACTTGGTTCCGTACAAGCCTCCTTCTGAAAACCCTAAACAGCTCAATGTGAG GAATCGATGGAAGAGGAGTTTGATTGAAGTAAGCGGCAGGGTTGAACCCAAGTATCGCCACGATCTTTCTTCCTTGCTCATGGAGTCGTACTGTGAG aTTGGGAAATTTCCGCATATGTATCATACTGATGGACTGCCGTGTCGAACTTAT ATGAGTAGTGTTGGTGTCAGTAATGATGCAGCTGCCTATGTCGTTGGCTTTCCGAGGAA ACAAGGCATCTCTGCAGTGGACTTTGACACAAAA GGAGTTTACTTGGCATCAGTTACAAGATCAGGTTGCCTAACAGTGCACGACTACGAAGCTCTATATTTTCTGACTAATGACACTTTACCAT GCCCAATCGATGATGAAATTAAACATGTACTGCACATTTCATTGCATCAACAACTTGATTCTGTTCGATGGAATTTGGCTAATCAAGATGAG GTTGCTTGTGCATCTACTAAAAGTAATGAAGTACGAATATTTGATATTGGTTACATCTCATCTGACCCAGTCGAA GTCTTAAGAACAAGACGTGCTGTCAGTGTTATTGGGTCTTATTATCAGAAAGGTGTAGCTGGTATTGCCTTTAGTGCAACTGATGAGTCAAG GCTACTTGCTTCTGATACGCATGGGATACTTAATATATGGGATAGACGAATGAGTGATCTTCCATGTCTTGAGCTTACAACTAATTCTCGTTGCACTCTTAATAGCATCCAACTACACTCAGATAATCAG ATTGTTTTTGCAGGTGGTAAGAatgggaatatatatatatgggatcTTCGTGGAGGAAAAGCATCTTCTGCCTTTCAGAATCATAATGAA GTAGGTCGTCCACCTCTAACAGCATTGGTGTTAGCTTCAATGCTAAAGAAAATTGGGTCTTTGAAG GCACAATCCAATATTGTCCCACTGGAAATATATTCTATTGATTTCGATCCTAGTTGTCCATATCAATTGGCTTTCCACTTGGAAGATGGTTG GTCAGGTGTTCTgaatattcataattttcaagTTACCCATGTTCATTGCCCACCTCCAGCTTGGTT GGATGATTTCAACAGTCCACCTGATCTAATGCAATCAAGGAAACCAGCGTGGCTACCGACAAATTCC ATCTATGTGGTTGCATCATCCTCTGACCAAGGCATTCATCTCTTAGATTTCTACCCAGAGTCAAGCTCCCCTAGCCATGTGGACTTCAT AGAGCTTATCTGA
- the LOC123205634 gene encoding uncharacterized protein LOC123205634 isoform X1 — protein MESYLVPYKPPSENPKQLNVRNRWKRSLIEVSGRVEPKYRHDLSSLLMESYCEIGKFPHMYHTDGLPCRTYMSSVGVSNDAAAYVVGFPRKQGISAVDFDTKGVYLASVTRSGCLTVHDYEALYFLTNDTLPCPIDDEIKHVLHISLHQQLDSVRWNLANQDEVACASTKSNEVRIFDIGYISSDPVEVLRTRRAVSVIGSYYQKGVAGIAFSATDESRLLASDTHGILNIWDRRMSDLPCLELTTNSRCTLNSIQLHSDNQIVFAGGKNGNIYIWDLRGGKASSAFQNHNEVGRPPLTALVLASMLKKIGSLKAQSNIVPLEIYSIDFDPSCPYQLAFHLEDGWSGVLNIHNFQVTHVHCPPPAWLDDFNSPPDLMQSRKPAWLPTNSIYVVASSSDQGIHLLDFYPESSSPSHVDFIDNTESLSERNKHKKQNRFIPLSEGVTACATHPLNGTIIAGTKVSSLLVVSQQQKCYNHSDTEQ, from the exons ATGGAGAGTTACTTGGTTCCGTACAAGCCTCCTTCTGAAAACCCTAAACAGCTCAATGTGAG GAATCGATGGAAGAGGAGTTTGATTGAAGTAAGCGGCAGGGTTGAACCCAAGTATCGCCACGATCTTTCTTCCTTGCTCATGGAGTCGTACTGTGAG aTTGGGAAATTTCCGCATATGTATCATACTGATGGACTGCCGTGTCGAACTTAT ATGAGTAGTGTTGGTGTCAGTAATGATGCAGCTGCCTATGTCGTTGGCTTTCCGAGGAA ACAAGGCATCTCTGCAGTGGACTTTGACACAAAA GGAGTTTACTTGGCATCAGTTACAAGATCAGGTTGCCTAACAGTGCACGACTACGAAGCTCTATATTTTCTGACTAATGACACTTTACCAT GCCCAATCGATGATGAAATTAAACATGTACTGCACATTTCATTGCATCAACAACTTGATTCTGTTCGATGGAATTTGGCTAATCAAGATGAG GTTGCTTGTGCATCTACTAAAAGTAATGAAGTACGAATATTTGATATTGGTTACATCTCATCTGACCCAGTCGAA GTCTTAAGAACAAGACGTGCTGTCAGTGTTATTGGGTCTTATTATCAGAAAGGTGTAGCTGGTATTGCCTTTAGTGCAACTGATGAGTCAAG GCTACTTGCTTCTGATACGCATGGGATACTTAATATATGGGATAGACGAATGAGTGATCTTCCATGTCTTGAGCTTACAACTAATTCTCGTTGCACTCTTAATAGCATCCAACTACACTCAGATAATCAG ATTGTTTTTGCAGGTGGTAAGAatgggaatatatatatatgggatcTTCGTGGAGGAAAAGCATCTTCTGCCTTTCAGAATCATAATGAA GTAGGTCGTCCACCTCTAACAGCATTGGTGTTAGCTTCAATGCTAAAGAAAATTGGGTCTTTGAAG GCACAATCCAATATTGTCCCACTGGAAATATATTCTATTGATTTCGATCCTAGTTGTCCATATCAATTGGCTTTCCACTTGGAAGATGGTTG GTCAGGTGTTCTgaatattcataattttcaagTTACCCATGTTCATTGCCCACCTCCAGCTTGGTT GGATGATTTCAACAGTCCACCTGATCTAATGCAATCAAGGAAACCAGCGTGGCTACCGACAAATTCC ATCTATGTGGTTGCATCATCCTCTGACCAAGGCATTCATCTCTTAGATTTCTACCCAGAGTCAAGCTCCCCTAGCCATGTGGACTTCAT TGACAATACAGAGAGCTTATCTGAGAGAAACAAGCACAAAAAGCAAAACAGGTTTATTCCACTATCAGAAGGTGTTACTGCATGTGCCACTCATCCTCTCAATGGTACCATCATAGCAGGAACTAAG GTCTCATCTTTACTGGTGGTGTCCCAGCAGCAGAAGTGCTATAATCATTCCGACACTGAGCAATGA
- the LOC123205635 gene encoding G2/mitotic-specific cyclin S13-7-like isoform X1 gives MEAEAKVVIPRKPRGGKVRNDPAKGKNRQVLRDIGNLEVLQNIEGKISRPITRGFRAQLLANAKVAAEQNKLVVVDDGVTARRKDQSLKKAAGTEKKLSEEPKCDDLIVISSDEKEKGKAEDKQKKLPDNWTSIGPSEEGIAEPCGRQRSREKTLRNRVKAFSSILTARSKAAGGIANKPKDVIVDIDAADADDGLAVVEYVEDIYMFYKEDESRVHDYMISQPINERMRTVLVVWLIEVHDRFELTPETLYLTINIFDRYLSRKTVSRDKLQLVGISSMLIACKYEEIWAPLVNDFVCISDYVYDGEEVCAMEKEILGELGWYLTVPTPYVFLVRYLKASVLPDQEMENMVFFLAELGITSYHIIISYCPSMFAASAVYTARCTLNKRPYWTETLKHHTGYCEKKIKDCAKLLAKLHVEAKEHGLTAVCNKFLCPEKGFIAHFAPAEDLLSSSS, from the exons aTGGAAGCGGAAGCAAAAGTTGTGATTCCTAGGAAACCCAGAG GAGGTAAGGTGAGGAATGATCCAGCAAAAGGAAAGAATCGACAAGTTCTTCGCGATATAGGAAATCTTGAGGTTCTACAAAATATTGAAGGAAAGATCTCTCGCCCAATTACAAG GGGTTTTCGTGCACAGCTTTTAGCAAATGCGAAAGTGGCAGCAGAGCAGAATAAG CTTGTAGTGGTTGATGATGGGGTGACTGCAAGAAGAAAAGACCAATCTCTGAAGAAGGCAGCAGGAACTGAAAAGAAGTTATCTGAAGAACCAAAATGTGATGATCTAATTGTAATAAGCTCTGATGAGAAAGAAAAGGGTAAAGCAGAAGACAAGCAAAAGAAATTACCTGATAATTGGACCTCAATCGGACCTTCTGAAGAGGGGATTGCCGAACCTTGTGGTAGACAAAGATCAAGGGAAAAGACCTTAAGGAATAGAGTCAAGGCATTCAGTTCAATTCTTACTGCTCGAAGCAAG GCTGCTGGCGGAATTGCCAACAAGCCGAAGGATGTGATAGTGGACATTGATGCAGCAGATGCAGATGATGGCCTGGCAGTAGTTGAGTATGTTGAAGATATCTACATGTTCTACAAAGAA GATGAGAGCCGAGTGCACGATTACATGATCTCGCAGCCTATTAATGAAAGGATGAGAACTGTTCTAGTAGTCTGGCTGATAGAAGTTCATGACAGATTTGAACTAACACCAGAAACCCTGTACCTTACCATAAACATATTTGATCGCTACCTTTCGAGGAAGACTGTGAGCAGGGACAAACTTCAGCTAGTTGGCATTAGCTCAATGCTCATTGCTTGCAAGTATGAAGAAATCTGGGCTCCACTG GTTAACGATTTTGTATGCATATCAGATTATGTTTATGATGGAGAAGAGGTGTGTGCcatggaaaaagaaattttgggGGAGTTAGGTTGGTATTTAACAGTTCCTACTCCATATGTGTTCCTTGTGCGGTATCTTAAAGCTTCTGTTTTGCCTGATCAGGAG ATGGAGAATATGGTGTTTTTCCTAGCTGAACTCGGTATCACCTCTTACCACATTATAATTTCTTACTGCCCATCAATGTTCGCTGCTTCAGCTGTTTATACTGCACGTTGTACCCTTAACAAGAGACCTTATTGGACCGAAACTCTGAAGCATCATACTGGATAttgtgaaaagaaaattaa GGATTGTGCAAAGCTCTTGGCTAAGTTGCACGTGGAGGCTAAAGAACATGGGCTTACAGCAGTCTGTAATAAATTCTTATGTCCTGAAAAGGGCTTTATCGCTCATTTTGCTCCAGCGGAAGATCTTTTATCAAGCTCCTCATGA
- the LOC123205635 gene encoding G2/mitotic-specific cyclin-1-like isoform X2 has product MEAEAKVVIPRKPRGGKVRNDPAKGKNRQVLRDIGNLEVLQNIEGKISRPITRGFRAQLLANAKVAAEQNKLVVVDDGVTARRKDQSLKKAAGTEKKLSEEPKCDDLIVISSDEKEKGKAEDKQKKLPDNWTSIGPSEEGIAEPCGRQRSREKTLRNRVKAFSSILTARSKAAGGIANKPKDVIVDIDAADADDGLAVVEYVEDIYMFYKEDESRVHDYMISQPINERMRTVLVVWLIEVHDRFELTPETLYLTINIFDRYLSRKTVSRDKLQLVGISSMLIACKYEEIWAPLVNDFVCISDYVYDGEEVCAMEKEILGELESISDVFSMDLSGNADGEYGVFPS; this is encoded by the exons aTGGAAGCGGAAGCAAAAGTTGTGATTCCTAGGAAACCCAGAG GAGGTAAGGTGAGGAATGATCCAGCAAAAGGAAAGAATCGACAAGTTCTTCGCGATATAGGAAATCTTGAGGTTCTACAAAATATTGAAGGAAAGATCTCTCGCCCAATTACAAG GGGTTTTCGTGCACAGCTTTTAGCAAATGCGAAAGTGGCAGCAGAGCAGAATAAG CTTGTAGTGGTTGATGATGGGGTGACTGCAAGAAGAAAAGACCAATCTCTGAAGAAGGCAGCAGGAACTGAAAAGAAGTTATCTGAAGAACCAAAATGTGATGATCTAATTGTAATAAGCTCTGATGAGAAAGAAAAGGGTAAAGCAGAAGACAAGCAAAAGAAATTACCTGATAATTGGACCTCAATCGGACCTTCTGAAGAGGGGATTGCCGAACCTTGTGGTAGACAAAGATCAAGGGAAAAGACCTTAAGGAATAGAGTCAAGGCATTCAGTTCAATTCTTACTGCTCGAAGCAAG GCTGCTGGCGGAATTGCCAACAAGCCGAAGGATGTGATAGTGGACATTGATGCAGCAGATGCAGATGATGGCCTGGCAGTAGTTGAGTATGTTGAAGATATCTACATGTTCTACAAAGAA GATGAGAGCCGAGTGCACGATTACATGATCTCGCAGCCTATTAATGAAAGGATGAGAACTGTTCTAGTAGTCTGGCTGATAGAAGTTCATGACAGATTTGAACTAACACCAGAAACCCTGTACCTTACCATAAACATATTTGATCGCTACCTTTCGAGGAAGACTGTGAGCAGGGACAAACTTCAGCTAGTTGGCATTAGCTCAATGCTCATTGCTTGCAAGTATGAAGAAATCTGGGCTCCACTG GTTAACGATTTTGTATGCATATCAGATTATGTTTATGATGGAGAAGAGGTGTGTGCcatggaaaaagaaattttgggGGAGTTAG AATCGATTTCTGATGTATTCAGCATGGATTTGTCTGGCAATGCAGATGGAGAATATGGTGTTTTTCCTAGCTGA